The proteins below come from a single Oceanotoga teriensis genomic window:
- a CDS encoding TrmB family transcriptional regulator yields the protein MENILNTLKMFGFTEYESKVYITLLKTGKSSGYEISKNSSVPRSKVYNILEILIKKGCIVHTKNTNPIYYDAIPINELIKNLEYKYNKALENISYELNEYNRKVDMDNMWHIEGYENTFNKCRNMIQNTKNELYLQIWEEDYKEIKEDLEKFESSGKKLLLIFYSKNHNYKLNIKNYYPHGFEDEKEKEFGGRWINIVSDSNQVIFGHIKNTKNAEVIWTESNSLIFLAKEYIKHDAYTLKIIEKFGKVLEEEYHYSDKDFRNIFEKLEIK from the coding sequence ATGGAAAATATTTTAAACACATTAAAAATGTTCGGATTCACAGAATATGAATCAAAAGTGTATATAACTCTTTTAAAAACGGGAAAATCATCTGGTTATGAAATAAGTAAAAATTCTTCAGTTCCAAGATCCAAAGTATATAACATACTTGAAATTCTAATAAAAAAAGGATGTATAGTTCACACAAAAAATACAAATCCTATCTATTATGATGCAATTCCAATAAATGAATTAATAAAAAACTTAGAATACAAATACAATAAAGCTTTAGAAAATATAAGTTATGAATTAAATGAATACAACAGAAAAGTTGATATGGATAATATGTGGCATATAGAAGGGTACGAAAATACATTTAACAAATGTAGAAATATGATACAAAACACAAAAAACGAACTTTACTTACAAATTTGGGAAGAAGATTATAAAGAAATAAAAGAAGATTTAGAAAAATTTGAAAGTAGTGGAAAAAAACTTCTATTAATATTTTATAGTAAAAACCATAATTACAAATTAAACATAAAAAATTATTACCCACATGGTTTTGAAGATGAAAAAGAAAAAGAATTCGGTGGTAGATGGATTAATATAGTATCAGATTCAAATCAAGTAATATTTGGCCATATAAAAAATACTAAAAACGCTGAAGTAATATGGACAGAAAGCAATTCTTTGATATTTCTGGCAAAAGAATATATAAAACATGATGCTTATACATTAAAAATAATAGAAAAATTTGGAAAAGTTTTAGAAGAAGAGTATCACTATTCTGATAAAGATTTTAGAAACATATTTGAAAAGTTAGAAATTAAATAG
- a CDS encoding LacI family DNA-binding transcriptional regulator, protein MNIKEIAKLANVSVATVSRVINNSNSVKESTKIKVLKVISDHNYKPDAIAKSLRKKSTGIYSIIFSVNTDKIFEADYSQELVQGALSYFSKHELKLIVDTHGNQKDLINYYKSIIDSKIVDGFVILDLRENDPRIDFLNSENFPYIVIGRNSKNNFNYIDSDNESGAFTAIEHLYQKNCKNILHIAGNKNNPVVDKRIEGSLKASKLHNINMDILYSDFSEEKAFEIYLKNKEKYDGMFFESDKMAIKILNEIKKPEIPMIGFDNIMLSKYFDLTTINQNIFEIGYNAAKNLHKLSQGQKINSIIIPTDLIERGSTNL, encoded by the coding sequence ATGAATATAAAAGAAATAGCTAAATTGGCCAATGTATCAGTCGCAACAGTTTCAAGAGTAATAAATAATTCCAATTCTGTAAAAGAAAGTACAAAAATTAAAGTATTAAAAGTAATATCTGATCATAATTACAAACCAGATGCTATAGCAAAATCTTTAAGAAAAAAATCAACAGGTATTTATAGCATAATATTTTCGGTTAACACAGATAAAATATTTGAAGCCGATTATTCTCAAGAACTTGTACAAGGTGCTTTATCTTACTTTTCAAAACATGAATTAAAATTAATAGTGGATACTCATGGAAATCAAAAAGATCTAATAAATTATTATAAATCTATAATAGATAGCAAAATTGTAGATGGTTTCGTAATTCTTGATTTAAGGGAAAATGACCCAAGGATAGATTTTTTAAACTCTGAAAACTTTCCATATATAGTGATAGGAAGAAATTCAAAAAACAATTTTAATTATATAGATTCAGACAATGAATCGGGAGCATTCACAGCAATAGAACATTTATATCAAAAAAATTGTAAAAATATACTTCACATAGCAGGAAATAAAAATAATCCCGTTGTTGATAAAAGAATTGAAGGTTCTTTAAAAGCTTCAAAACTACATAACATAAATATGGATATACTATACTCTGATTTTTCAGAAGAAAAAGCATTTGAGATATATTTAAAAAATAAAGAAAAATACGATGGTATGTTTTTTGAATCAGATAAAATGGCTATTAAAATTTTAAATGAAATAAAAAAACCTGAAATACCCATGATAGGATTTGATAATATAATGCTTTCAAAATATTTTGATCTCACAACCATAAATCAAAATATTTTTGAAATTGGATATAATGCAGCCAAGAATCTTCATAAATTGTCTCAAGGACAAAAAATAAATTCTATAATAATCCCAACAGATTTAATTGAAAGGGGAAGCACTAACTTATAA
- a CDS encoding carbohydrate ABC transporter permease produces MKRSTKEAITGYIFSAPILLTVIIFTFYPIIAVFYYSFTNYQPLEAQKFNNLVNPQEALEFNTGYFSDELNDVSLEELQQNFDILTFIELDVGVNLDEESKTSIKKYFDTQKLLKDFKNKKLNHETKVSTFMSEYMLKDSNKFKKYIPNFIGFKNFKKMFSDPYFTISLFNAILYALIVVPVQTILAVLLAVAANSKIKGVSFFKTTFFIPSITSSAAISMIFWLIYSKPGVLNRLLTSFFGWAGYQPVDWLNEPNTALFAIMIMNIWTTAGYFMITFLAGLQDISPSIYEAAKIDGAKDGKIFWKITMPMLKPQILFVMIMGTIGCLQVFDQIYFLIKNMRNITISYYIYKNAFEYGNMGYASALAVILFGIILLITFIQKKFFKEEY; encoded by the coding sequence ATGAAAAGATCTACAAAAGAAGCCATAACAGGATATATATTTTCAGCTCCAATATTATTAACAGTTATAATATTTACATTCTATCCAATAATTGCAGTGTTTTATTATAGTTTTACTAATTATCAACCATTAGAAGCTCAAAAATTCAATAATTTAGTCAATCCTCAAGAAGCGTTAGAATTTAATACTGGATATTTTTCAGACGAATTAAATGATGTGAGTTTAGAAGAATTACAACAAAATTTTGATATACTAACCTTTATAGAATTAGATGTTGGTGTCAATCTCGATGAAGAATCAAAAACAAGCATAAAAAAGTATTTTGATACTCAAAAATTATTAAAAGATTTTAAAAATAAAAAATTAAATCATGAAACAAAAGTTTCAACATTTATGTCTGAATATATGCTAAAAGATTCTAATAAATTCAAAAAATACATTCCAAACTTCATAGGCTTTAAAAATTTCAAAAAAATGTTTTCAGATCCATATTTTACAATCTCTTTATTTAATGCAATATTATATGCTTTAATAGTTGTACCTGTTCAAACTATACTGGCAGTTTTACTTGCAGTTGCTGCAAATTCAAAAATAAAAGGGGTTAGTTTTTTTAAAACAACATTTTTTATACCTTCAATAACCTCTTCAGCGGCAATTTCAATGATTTTTTGGTTAATATATTCTAAACCTGGAGTATTGAATCGATTATTAACAAGTTTTTTTGGATGGGCCGGATATCAGCCAGTTGATTGGTTAAACGAACCTAATACTGCATTATTTGCAATAATGATAATGAATATATGGACAACTGCTGGATATTTTATGATAACTTTCTTAGCGGGATTACAAGATATATCTCCATCGATATATGAAGCTGCGAAAATTGATGGTGCAAAAGATGGAAAAATTTTCTGGAAAATAACAATGCCAATGCTAAAACCCCAAATACTTTTTGTAATGATAATGGGAACTATTGGATGTTTACAAGTATTCGACCAAATATATTTCTTGATAAAAAATATGAGAAATATAACAATCTCATATTACATATACAAAAATGCTTTTGAATATGGAAATATGGGTTATGCCTCTGCTCTTGCAGTTATACTCTTTGGAATAATACTATTAATAACATTCATTCAAAAAAAATTCTTTAAAGAAGAGTATTGA
- a CDS encoding ornithine cyclodeaminase family protein — translation MINISKEKIKEIFNMKDAIESNKEAFILHSKNEGIIPLRTNIDIPKFKGQSLFMPGYIESLDISGIKIVSVFPENIKLGKNSINSTMILLSGKTGEVLSTLDGTYLTQIRTGAVAGAATEILSNKDSKIGALFGTGGQGECQFEAMLTARNLEEIRVFDIDEERCNSFCLEMAKKFSIKVKSCKTPKETVENADIITTATTSKKPVFDFKDIKKGAHINAIGSYTPEMQEIDENLIKNADKIYFDSKSAVLSESGDIIIPLKKHIISEHDFKGDIGEVLINKIEGRKNKEEITLFKSVGISILDIVMAKKIYEKTLKK, via the coding sequence ATGATAAATATATCAAAAGAAAAAATAAAAGAAATATTTAATATGAAAGATGCAATAGAATCAAATAAAGAAGCTTTTATACTTCATTCAAAAAACGAAGGAATAATACCTTTAAGAACTAATATAGATATACCAAAATTTAAAGGACAAAGCTTATTTATGCCAGGATATATAGAAAGCTTAGACATATCTGGAATAAAAATAGTTTCTGTATTTCCAGAAAACATAAAATTAGGGAAAAATTCAATAAACTCTACTATGATTTTATTAAGTGGTAAAACAGGAGAAGTTTTAAGTACATTAGATGGAACATATTTAACTCAAATAAGAACTGGAGCAGTAGCTGGAGCTGCAACAGAAATACTCTCAAATAAAGATTCAAAAATAGGAGCATTGTTTGGAACAGGTGGTCAAGGAGAATGTCAATTCGAAGCCATGTTAACTGCAAGAAATCTCGAAGAAATAAGAGTATTTGATATAGATGAAGAAAGATGTAATTCATTTTGTTTAGAAATGGCAAAGAAATTTTCAATAAAAGTAAAAAGTTGCAAAACTCCAAAAGAAACTGTAGAAAATGCGGATATAATAACAACAGCAACAACATCAAAAAAACCGGTATTCGATTTTAAAGATATAAAAAAAGGTGCTCATATAAATGCCATAGGTTCATATACTCCTGAAATGCAAGAAATAGATGAAAATCTAATAAAAAATGCAGACAAAATATATTTCGATTCAAAATCAGCTGTTCTAAGCGAATCTGGAGATATAATAATCCCATTAAAAAAACATATAATATCAGAACACGACTTCAAAGGTGATATAGGAGAAGTTTTAATTAATAAGATTGAAGGTAGAAAAAATAAAGAAGAAATAACTCTTTTTAAATCCGTAGGAATATCTATTCTAGACATAGTAATGGCAAAAAAAATATATGAAAAAACTTTAAAAAAATGA
- the iadA gene encoding beta-aspartyl-peptidase, translated as MILIKNIEVYAPEKIGEKDVLITGNKIYKISNEISLNTNLKIKVIDGKNKILIPGFIDSHVHILGGGGEGGYKTRTPEITLTDLTKHGITTVIGCLGTDGTTRTMSNLIAKAKGLKEEGISCYIYTGSYQFPVKTLTQNIQDDIILIEEIIGVGELALSDHRSSHPSIEDLVKVASQARVGGILSNKAGIINIHLGDGKENFSKILQVVENTEIPITQFLPTHCTRNPKVFEEALKYAKKGGYIDFTTSTTHKFLENGETKCSKALKITLEKNIPIENITFTSDGQGSLPKFDSKGNFIGLDIGKSSSLYEEVKNAIIKENIPIEKAIKVITENPAKILKLKNKGTIEEQKDADIVILDKDLEINTVISMGKIMIENKKIKVKNTFI; from the coding sequence TTGGAGAAAAAGACGTTTTAATAACAGGAAACAAAATATATAAAATAAGTAATGAAATATCATTAAACACAAACTTAAAAATAAAAGTTATCGATGGAAAAAATAAAATATTAATACCTGGATTTATAGATTCACATGTACATATTTTAGGCGGTGGTGGTGAAGGTGGATATAAAACCAGAACACCTGAAATAACTCTAACAGATCTGACAAAACATGGAATAACAACGGTGATAGGTTGTCTTGGTACAGATGGAACAACAAGAACTATGAGCAATTTAATAGCAAAAGCAAAAGGTTTAAAGGAAGAAGGAATAAGTTGCTATATTTATACTGGATCTTATCAATTTCCAGTAAAAACATTAACTCAAAATATACAAGACGATATAATATTAATAGAAGAGATAATAGGAGTTGGAGAATTGGCATTATCGGATCATAGATCTTCGCATCCATCAATAGAAGATTTAGTCAAAGTAGCTTCACAAGCAAGAGTTGGTGGAATTCTCTCCAATAAAGCCGGAATAATAAATATTCATTTAGGAGATGGAAAAGAAAATTTTTCTAAAATACTACAAGTTGTTGAAAATACAGAAATTCCTATAACACAATTTTTACCAACACATTGTACAAGAAACCCAAAAGTTTTTGAAGAAGCTCTAAAATATGCGAAAAAAGGTGGCTATATAGACTTTACAACGAGTACAACCCATAAATTTTTAGAAAATGGAGAAACAAAATGTTCTAAAGCTTTAAAAATAACACTTGAAAAAAACATTCCAATAGAAAATATAACCTTTACTTCTGATGGACAGGGAAGCTTACCAAAATTCGATTCAAAAGGAAATTTTATTGGACTCGACATAGGAAAATCATCTTCTTTATACGAAGAAGTTAAAAATGCGATAATAAAAGAAAATATTCCTATAGAAAAAGCAATAAAAGTTATAACAGAAAATCCCGCAAAAATATTAAAATTAAAAAATAAAGGAACCATAGAAGAACAAAAAGATGCCGATATAGTCATATTAGACAAAGATTTAGAAATAAATACAGTGATATCAATGGGAAAAATAATGATAGAAAATAAAAAAATAAAAGTAAAAAACACTTTCATATAA
- a CDS encoding carbohydrate ABC transporter permease, which yields MKNKWKTARTISYIILILYAIISLFPFFWAIIVSMTPLTYTDAQNVERGVDIMQWPPKIDLFSSEPSAFGAPLSFQNYFKIFEVVPLYGRWIINTVLYAVLLTIGNIIFDTLGGYAFARLKFPFKNFLFTMILATLMIPSQVTMIPQYNLMVKLNLVNTYPGLVIPKLSNIFGLFLMRQFFLSFPKELEEAARIDGAGILKTYFKIVLPNSKPAIAALSIYTFLGAWNDFQWPLIITSQKEMYTLTMGLNFFKSSYYTFWQYLMAGSILMTIPMIIIFLSFQKQFVETGKVSAIKG from the coding sequence ATGAAAAATAAGTGGAAAACGGCAAGAACCATTTCATATATAATATTAATATTATATGCAATAATATCTTTATTTCCATTCTTTTGGGCGATAATAGTATCTATGACACCCTTAACTTATACAGATGCACAAAATGTAGAGCGTGGTGTAGATATAATGCAATGGCCACCAAAAATAGATCTTTTTAGTTCTGAACCTTCTGCCTTTGGAGCACCTTTAAGCTTTCAAAATTATTTTAAAATATTTGAAGTTGTTCCATTATATGGAAGGTGGATAATAAATACAGTACTATATGCAGTACTATTAACAATAGGAAATATAATTTTTGATACCCTTGGAGGATATGCTTTTGCAAGATTAAAATTCCCATTTAAAAATTTCTTATTCACTATGATACTTGCAACACTGATGATCCCATCACAAGTAACTATGATTCCTCAATATAATCTTATGGTCAAATTAAATCTTGTAAACACCTATCCAGGACTTGTAATACCAAAATTATCAAATATCTTTGGATTGTTTTTGATGAGACAATTTTTCTTAAGTTTTCCAAAAGAACTTGAAGAAGCCGCAAGAATAGATGGTGCTGGTATATTAAAAACATACTTTAAAATAGTACTTCCAAATTCGAAACCTGCAATAGCAGCATTGTCAATATATACATTTTTAGGAGCATGGAATGATTTCCAATGGCCTCTAATAATAACCTCCCAAAAAGAAATGTATACATTAACAATGGGTTTAAATTTCTTTAAATCATCTTATTATACATTTTGGCAATACCTAATGGCTGGCTCTATTTTAATGACAATACCTATGATAATAATATTTTTATCTTTTCAGAAACAATTTGTAGAAACAGGAAAGGTATCCGCAATAAAAGGCTAA
- a CDS encoding sulfite exporter TauE/SafE family protein, translating to MVSILLILIVVVNGFFGFIFFKDFIKNKNEAFKEKGNGLFLSIWSIVLYFLSTFGISDFALSTVLYRKSGLVTDKKLPGTLNTQCVIPVAIMALSYISVIKVDVLTLILCIISQMIGAYLGPRFVVKLSEKAIRRFMSIGLIIAAFFILAGKFNILPSGGNETGLRGIKLIIAMISLFVFGALNNIGIGSYAPTMAVIYALGLNPGIAFPIMMGACTFSVPLGSIEFVRLGEYSRKITFFTSIFGIIGVLIAVFIVKSLNLEMVQWIVVAVILYTAISMILEELKKPKTKQNI from the coding sequence ATGGTAAGCATACTTTTGATTTTGATAGTTGTTGTTAACGGATTTTTTGGATTTATATTTTTCAAAGACTTCATAAAAAATAAAAATGAAGCATTTAAAGAAAAGGGAAATGGTTTATTCTTATCTATTTGGTCCATAGTTTTATATTTTTTATCAACATTTGGAATATCCGATTTTGCACTTTCAACAGTTTTATACAGAAAAAGTGGATTGGTAACAGATAAAAAACTTCCAGGCACATTAAACACTCAATGCGTTATACCAGTTGCAATAATGGCATTGTCTTATATTTCTGTAATAAAAGTAGATGTTTTAACTCTAATATTGTGTATTATTTCTCAAATGATAGGTGCTTATCTTGGCCCAAGATTTGTAGTTAAACTCTCTGAAAAAGCGATAAGAAGATTTATGAGTATAGGTCTTATAATAGCGGCTTTTTTCATACTTGCAGGAAAATTCAATATATTACCATCTGGTGGAAATGAAACAGGATTAAGAGGTATAAAATTAATAATAGCTATGATTTCATTATTTGTTTTTGGGGCATTAAATAATATAGGAATAGGTTCATATGCACCAACAATGGCAGTAATTTATGCACTTGGATTAAATCCTGGAATTGCTTTTCCAATAATGATGGGAGCTTGTACATTTTCTGTTCCTCTTGGAAGTATAGAATTTGTAAGACTCGGAGAATACTCAAGAAAAATAACCTTCTTCACATCCATATTCGGAATAATAGGTGTTTTAATAGCAGTTTTTATAGTTAAAAGTCTAAACTTAGAAATGGTTCAATGGATAGTTGTAGCCGTAATACTATATACTGCAATAAGCATGATTCTTGAAGAACTTAAAAAACCTAAGACAAAGCAAAATATATAA
- the pgmB gene encoding beta-phosphoglucomutase: MIKACIFDLDGVIVDTAKYHYLAWKRLAEELNINFNEEDNERLKGVSRMKSLDIILEIGNITLKESEKLEFADKKNKWYREYILKMEETEILPGVKIFLNQLKQNNLKIAIGSASKNALTILQRLNLIDIFDSIIDGNKVSKAKPDPEVFIKAAQEMHIKPEECVVFEDSIAGIQAAKIGQMKTIGVGNHQTLKEADKIINGFKNIDLKILEF; encoded by the coding sequence ATGATAAAAGCATGTATATTTGATTTAGACGGGGTAATAGTTGATACTGCAAAATATCATTACCTCGCTTGGAAAAGACTTGCAGAAGAGTTGAATATAAACTTTAATGAAGAAGATAATGAAAGATTAAAAGGCGTTAGTCGTATGAAATCATTAGACATAATATTAGAAATCGGAAATATTACATTAAAGGAATCAGAAAAACTAGAATTTGCAGACAAAAAAAATAAATGGTACAGAGAATATATATTAAAAATGGAAGAAACTGAAATACTTCCAGGGGTTAAAATTTTTTTAAATCAATTAAAACAAAATAATTTAAAAATAGCAATAGGGTCGGCAAGCAAAAATGCACTTACAATACTTCAAAGACTAAATTTGATAGATATATTCGATTCCATAATAGATGGAAATAAAGTGAGTAAAGCAAAACCCGATCCAGAAGTATTCATAAAAGCAGCACAAGAAATGCATATCAAACCTGAAGAATGTGTCGTTTTTGAAGATTCTATAGCTGGTATACAAGCTGCAAAAATAGGACAAATGAAAACTATTGGTGTAGGAAACCATCAAACATTAAAAGAAGCCGATAAAATAATAAATGGATTCAAAAATATAGACTTAAAAATATTAGAATTTTAG
- a CDS encoding ABC transporter substrate-binding protein, with protein MKKILVLFILISIITAFSAVEIKISGWPGNPNEETAMMKVVENFNNTHKDIKVVWDPIPGDYKQTLLTRLSAGTAPDIFYIDISYFQEFANKNVLLPLDLYVKKDNYDIDDFYENLIDGFTSNNRLYGIPKDFSTLALYYNEEIFDKYDVEYPTSNDTWQDFLSKAQKLKQNGYETPLVLDADFNRAIPFIIGNDGKLVNDDLSTAITSQKSIEGIEFYVNLINKYGVGFEPSNVGSGWIGEAIANSKVAMGMSGPWTKGFIEEQYPDMKDKIKVVELPVGKKRASMIYTVSWSINRQTKNRQEAWEVLKYLTTEGQKVFTERTSILPSRKSLAQNIKNNSNKVFFDSVEYGIPWTVPTKTGIFSRANDQINSLLKDLFYNKITIEEAQNIINQKYDEWNSSN; from the coding sequence ATGAAAAAAATATTGGTATTATTCATACTCATTTCAATAATAACTGCATTTTCTGCGGTAGAAATAAAAATTTCTGGATGGCCTGGCAATCCAAATGAAGAAACAGCCATGATGAAAGTAGTAGAAAATTTTAATAATACTCACAAAGATATTAAAGTTGTATGGGACCCAATTCCAGGAGACTATAAACAAACTCTTTTAACAAGACTATCAGCAGGAACAGCTCCAGATATATTTTATATAGACATAAGTTATTTTCAAGAATTCGCAAATAAAAATGTCTTATTACCTTTAGATTTATATGTAAAAAAAGATAATTATGATATAGATGATTTTTATGAGAACTTAATAGATGGATTCACATCAAACAACAGATTATATGGAATTCCAAAAGACTTCTCAACACTTGCATTATACTACAATGAAGAAATTTTTGATAAATACGATGTTGAATATCCTACATCAAATGATACATGGCAAGACTTTTTATCAAAAGCTCAAAAATTAAAACAGAATGGATATGAAACACCTTTAGTTTTAGATGCAGACTTCAATAGAGCAATACCTTTCATAATTGGAAATGATGGAAAATTAGTAAATGATGATTTATCAACAGCAATAACTTCTCAAAAATCTATTGAGGGAATTGAATTTTATGTTAATCTAATAAACAAATATGGAGTAGGGTTTGAACCTTCAAATGTTGGATCTGGATGGATTGGAGAAGCAATAGCAAACTCAAAAGTAGCAATGGGAATGTCTGGTCCATGGACAAAAGGATTTATAGAAGAACAATACCCAGACATGAAAGATAAAATAAAAGTAGTAGAATTACCTGTTGGTAAAAAAAGAGCAAGTATGATATATACAGTATCATGGTCAATAAACAGACAAACAAAAAACAGACAAGAAGCTTGGGAAGTACTAAAATACCTAACAACAGAAGGGCAAAAGGTTTTTACAGAAAGAACAAGTATACTACCATCAAGAAAATCATTAGCTCAAAATATAAAAAATAATTCAAATAAAGTATTTTTTGATTCCGTTGAATATGGAATACCTTGGACAGTTCCAACAAAAACCGGAATATTTTCAAGAGCAAATGATCAAATAAATTCCTTATTAAAGGACCTATTCTATAATAAAATAACTATAGAAGAAGCTCAAAATATAATAAACCAAAAATATGATGAATGGAATAGTTCTAATTAA